A single genomic interval of Flavihumibacter rivuli harbors:
- a CDS encoding outer membrane protein assembly factor BamB family protein — protein sequence MRYTLLALLAAYCLSCTTQPDPNWSVYGGSKANTRYSPLTQIDTTNVTKLQPAWTYHTGDADSTTQIQVNPLIIDGILYGVSPKLKLFALEAASGKEIWRFDPATDTLIEAKGAWYFSMNVCRGLAIYQGGTNDNRLFYGAGSRLFCIDAKTGKPIRDFGDGGYIDLHNDLGPRAKDLYVAATSPGIVYKDMIIVGTRVAEEPASAPGHIRAYDVHTGKLRWIFHTISQPGEYGFESWDDPKAWEHIGGANAWSGFSLDEERGIVFAGTGSAAYDFYGGKRLGNNLFANCVLALDANTGKRRWHYQVVHHDVWDRDLPTPPALVTVKKDGKAIDAVAQPTKHGFIFLLDRETGQPIYPINEVAVPKESLLKGERLSPTQPVPTFPEPFVRQQLTEKDLNTLVPDSSYQEIRKQLSGYLSGNMFHPPSPQGTVIFPGFDGGAEWGGPAYDPQSGWLYVNANEMPWVLTMIEKSWEDVIGVESIGQAGKRLYASNCLSCHGPKMEGGGNYPSLLAARLKYDTNTLVQLIHTGRRMMPAFSQLKQEEKQAIAAYVLDLKKKQQEAYKGPRQALDPYYDVPYRATGYIKFLTKEGYPAVAPPWGTLNAIDLNTGKIAWKQPLGEYPELKAKGIPATGTENYGGPVVTAGGLVFIAAAKDSKIRAFHKQSGKLLWEADLPAPGFATPSIYEAGGKQYLVIACGGGKLKTPSGDSYVAFALGE from the coding sequence ATGCGGTATACCCTCCTGGCCTTGCTGGCGGCCTATTGTCTTTCCTGCACCACCCAACCCGATCCCAACTGGTCCGTGTACGGCGGTTCCAAGGCCAATACCCGTTATTCCCCACTCACCCAGATTGACACTACCAACGTCACCAAACTGCAACCCGCCTGGACCTACCATACCGGCGATGCTGATAGCACCACGCAGATCCAGGTGAACCCCCTCATCATCGATGGCATCCTCTACGGTGTATCGCCCAAGCTCAAGCTCTTTGCCCTGGAAGCTGCGAGCGGCAAGGAGATCTGGCGCTTCGATCCCGCTACCGATACGCTTATCGAAGCGAAGGGGGCCTGGTATTTCAGCATGAACGTCTGCAGGGGACTGGCCATCTACCAGGGAGGGACAAACGATAATCGATTATTCTATGGCGCGGGCTCCCGCCTCTTCTGTATAGATGCTAAGACCGGCAAGCCCATCCGCGATTTCGGGGACGGCGGCTATATTGACCTGCACAATGACCTTGGCCCAAGGGCGAAGGACCTTTACGTGGCAGCTACTTCTCCCGGTATCGTGTACAAGGACATGATCATTGTGGGCACGCGGGTTGCAGAAGAGCCGGCCTCGGCCCCGGGACATATCCGCGCTTATGATGTGCATACGGGTAAGTTGCGCTGGATCTTCCATACCATCTCCCAGCCCGGGGAATACGGTTTCGAATCCTGGGATGATCCCAAGGCCTGGGAACATATCGGCGGTGCCAATGCCTGGTCCGGTTTCAGCCTGGACGAGGAAAGGGGCATCGTGTTTGCCGGCACGGGTTCGGCGGCATATGATTTTTATGGCGGCAAGCGACTCGGCAATAACCTCTTTGCGAATTGTGTGCTGGCCTTAGATGCCAATACCGGCAAGCGCCGCTGGCATTACCAGGTGGTGCACCATGATGTGTGGGACCGCGACCTGCCTACACCGCCGGCGCTGGTGACGGTGAAGAAGGATGGAAAGGCGATCGATGCGGTAGCGCAGCCTACTAAGCATGGGTTCATCTTCCTGCTCGACCGCGAGACAGGGCAGCCCATCTATCCCATCAATGAAGTAGCCGTTCCGAAAGAGAGCCTGCTGAAGGGTGAGCGTTTATCACCCACGCAGCCCGTCCCAACCTTTCCGGAGCCATTTGTACGACAGCAATTGACGGAGAAGGATCTCAATACCCTGGTGCCGGATTCTTCTTACCAGGAGATCAGGAAGCAATTATCGGGTTATTTGTCGGGCAATATGTTCCATCCGCCTTCCCCGCAGGGCACGGTGATCTTCCCCGGCTTTGATGGCGGGGCGGAGTGGGGTGGACCGGCCTATGATCCGCAGTCGGGCTGGCTTTATGTGAATGCCAATGAGATGCCCTGGGTGCTGACCATGATCGAGAAAAGCTGGGAAGACGTGATAGGGGTGGAGAGCATTGGCCAGGCCGGGAAGCGCCTCTATGCCTCCAACTGCCTGAGCTGCCATGGACCAAAGATGGAAGGTGGCGGCAACTATCCATCACTGTTAGCAGCGAGACTAAAATATGATACCAATACCCTGGTGCAGCTGATCCATACGGGCAGGCGCATGATGCCGGCCTTCAGCCAGTTGAAGCAGGAAGAGAAGCAGGCGATCGCAGCCTATGTGCTGGACCTGAAAAAGAAGCAACAGGAAGCATACAAGGGACCCCGCCAGGCATTGGATCCCTACTATGATGTGCCTTACCGCGCGACCGGTTATATCAAGTTCCTGACAAAGGAGGGGTATCCTGCGGTGGCACCGCCCTGGGGAACGCTCAATGCCATCGATCTGAATACGGGCAAGATCGCCTGGAAGCAGCCGCTGGGTGAGTACCCGGAGTTGAAGGCGAAGGGCATCCCGGCAACGGGCACGGAGAACTATGGCGGTCCGGTCGTAACAGCCGGTGGACTGGTCTTCATAGCGGCTGCAAAGGACAGCAAGATCCGCGCCTTCCATAAGCAAAGCGGCAAGCTGCTCTGGGAAGCCGACCTGCCCGCGCCAGGCTTCGCCACCCCCTCCATCTACGAGGCCGGCGGCAAGCAATACCTCGTCATCGCCTGCGGCGGCGGCAAACTCAAAACCCCCTCCGGCGACAGCTATGTAGCCTTCGCCCTCGGAGAGTGA
- a CDS encoding CvfB family protein: MVKVGEYNTLKVMRAVAFGLYLDDGGEGILLPKRFVPQDAKVGDELRVFVYHDSEDRLIATTQQPKGVVGDIVSLRAVTVTKQGAFLDWGLMKDIFVPKSKQLMGMREGANYIVKIYIDEQTGRVAATEKIEPFLSNDELTVKEHDAVDLLVYRRTDIGYVVIINNRHTGVLHFNDIYRNLSVGDKVKGFIKAIREENKIDVALGEKGYQRVEGESEKILRLLRENDGYLPYHDKSDPEEIYDFFGMSKKTFKMTVGKLYKERKIELTQTGIKLMEE, encoded by the coding sequence ATGGTAAAAGTTGGCGAATACAATACGCTCAAGGTGATGCGCGCAGTCGCTTTCGGTCTCTACCTCGATGACGGTGGCGAAGGCATCCTGCTGCCCAAACGTTTTGTCCCGCAGGATGCGAAGGTGGGCGATGAGTTGAGGGTATTCGTGTACCATGATTCCGAGGACCGGCTGATCGCCACTACCCAACAACCGAAAGGTGTAGTGGGGGATATCGTTTCCCTGCGTGCCGTGACCGTTACCAAACAAGGTGCCTTCCTCGACTGGGGATTGATGAAGGATATCTTCGTGCCCAAGTCGAAGCAGCTGATGGGCATGCGCGAGGGTGCGAACTATATCGTGAAGATCTATATCGATGAACAGACCGGCAGGGTGGCGGCTACGGAAAAGATCGAGCCCTTCCTAAGCAATGATGAGCTCACGGTGAAAGAGCATGATGCGGTGGACCTGCTGGTGTACCGCCGGACCGATATCGGTTATGTGGTGATCATCAACAACCGCCATACGGGTGTGCTGCACTTCAATGATATTTACCGCAACCTCTCGGTGGGGGATAAGGTGAAGGGATTCATCAAGGCCATCCGCGAGGAGAACAAGATCGATGTGGCCCTGGGCGAGAAGGGCTACCAGCGCGTGGAAGGCGAATCGGAGAAGATCCTGCGCCTGCTGCGCGAGAATGATGGCTACCTGCCTTACCATGATAAATCCGATCCGGAGGAGATCTATGACTTCTTCGGCATGAGCAAGAAGACCTTCAAAATGACCGTGGGAAAATTGTATAAGGAACGCAAGATCGAATTGACCCAAACGGGGATCAAGTTGATGGAAGAATAG
- the purU gene encoding formyltetrahydrofolate deformylase — MEKHHVIRIKCRDRKGLIAGITGVLYQHDHNIMVMKEYVEDETGTFFARLEIAGELNETRLQQGLQAVLPEDSIISIIPRRKKNIVILVTKEHHCLSDLLVRHHFNELHANIQAVIGNYDLLGDFCSKFAIPFHHISHEGSSKEAFEQAILEQLQAYQPDYLVLAKFMRILSPEFVQAYNERIINIHHSFLPAFIGANPYKKAFERGVKLIGATAHIVNNDLDEGPIITQQIIPVKHDDGLRDMVEAGHEVEKAVLAEALKMVLEDRVFVSGNKTIVFA; from the coding sequence ATGGAAAAGCATCATGTGATCAGGATCAAATGCCGCGACAGGAAAGGGTTGATCGCTGGCATTACGGGCGTACTCTACCAGCACGACCATAACATTATGGTGATGAAGGAATATGTGGAAGACGAGACCGGCACCTTCTTCGCGCGACTGGAAATAGCCGGGGAACTGAATGAGACCAGGCTGCAGCAGGGCTTGCAGGCCGTGTTGCCGGAGGATTCCATCATCAGCATCATCCCGAGGCGGAAGAAGAATATTGTGATCCTGGTGACCAAAGAGCACCATTGCCTGAGCGACCTGCTGGTAAGGCATCATTTCAACGAACTGCATGCGAATATCCAGGCGGTGATCGGAAACTACGACCTGCTGGGAGATTTCTGTTCGAAGTTCGCCATCCCCTTCCACCATATTTCGCATGAGGGTAGCAGTAAGGAAGCCTTTGAGCAGGCGATTCTGGAACAGCTGCAGGCTTACCAACCCGATTACCTGGTGCTGGCCAAGTTCATGCGGATCCTATCACCGGAATTTGTGCAGGCCTATAATGAGCGGATCATCAATATCCATCACTCCTTCCTTCCAGCTTTTATTGGGGCGAACCCGTATAAGAAAGCGTTTGAACGCGGGGTGAAGCTGATCGGGGCCACGGCGCATATCGTGAACAACGACCTGGATGAGGGGCCGATCATCACCCAGCAGATCATCCCTGTGAAGCATGATGATGGGTTGAGGGATATGGTGGAAGCGGGACATGAAGTGGAAAAAGCGGTATTGGCGGAAGCACTGAAAATGGTCTTGGAGGACCGGGTGTTTGTGTCGGGGAATAAGACGATAGTATTTGCGTAA
- a CDS encoding hemerythrin domain-containing protein, which yields MSRYNIFYQIHKALRAMLYETSIQLQQTDFSNAEQTAQTLAQVTEVAELFEKHAATEDHFILGTIEQFEPQAAELFEAEHEEDHILGEKLVSKIQNFHSRELPVSKQQLGLDLTIAFTEFMVFNLNHMAKEEKELNELLWKHFSDEDLGGITQQILAYLPHDFHARYNKWMMRGLSNNEISQWLKMVGASAPQFVFDGLVATMEAELPKERSHAIRQSLADTSVYA from the coding sequence ATGAGCCGTTACAATATCTTCTACCAGATCCACAAGGCCTTGCGTGCCATGCTGTATGAAACATCCATCCAGTTGCAGCAAACCGATTTTAGCAATGCTGAACAAACTGCGCAAACACTGGCACAGGTAACAGAAGTGGCAGAGCTGTTTGAAAAACATGCCGCAACAGAAGATCATTTCATCCTGGGCACCATTGAACAGTTCGAGCCACAGGCAGCTGAGTTGTTTGAAGCAGAGCACGAAGAGGATCATATCCTCGGGGAGAAGCTGGTCTCAAAGATCCAGAACTTCCATTCCCGTGAACTGCCTGTTTCCAAACAGCAACTGGGCCTTGACCTGACCATTGCCTTTACCGAGTTCATGGTCTTCAACCTGAACCATATGGCGAAGGAGGAAAAGGAACTCAATGAATTGCTGTGGAAGCATTTCAGCGATGAGGACCTTGGCGGTATCACCCAGCAGATCCTGGCTTACCTGCCGCACGATTTCCATGCGCGTTACAACAAGTGGATGATGCGCGGGCTGAGTAATAATGAGATCAGTCAATGGCTGAAGATGGTGGGCGCTTCTGCTCCACAATTTGTGTTCGACGGACTGGTGGCCACCATGGAAGCAGAGCTGCCGAAAGAAAGGAGCCATGCCATCAGGCAGTCCCTGGCAGATACCAGCGTATATGCATAA
- a CDS encoding CocE/NonD family hydrolase, which translates to MENTKEMGSQTIPKIMKQLFFSLFFLVTVSATLFAQQSPASDSAYLIQDSVFIPTRSGIGISATIVRKKTNISPLPAILFYTTYHQGTGDNIFGKRSADRDFVGIVAYARGIRTDLGNYFPFEHEGTDIYDIIDWISKQGWCDGSVGMFGGSYTGYAQWAAVKNIHPALKTIVPQVAVMPGYDFPMENNVPLSHMLGWSNDIYKNKPLPRELVFDYFNNGTAYNKMDSLAGKTNPIFQKWLNHPAYDNYWQSMVPTPVEFERINIPVLTTTGYYDGSQIGAIRYFKQHYQYNSNANHYLVIGPYDHWGGQRKPAKNLMGYEIDSVANVNMMELAYQWLEYVLKGKSKPQLLQDKVNYQVMGTNQWKHSSSFESINNDTLRFFLDKKSLSFSKPKKDGFESQTVDFRDRENQNAYYTPEIIFDSLDQSNGLVFTTAPFEYEFSINGSFTGNLFASINKKDMDVSLALYELLPDGKYFFMTRYVGRASYAKDNAKRQLLKPNKRESIPFDNTRFVSKKINKGSRLVILLNINKHPFEIINYGSGKPVSDETIKDAGEPLQIKWYNDSFINIPIWK; encoded by the coding sequence ATGGAAAACACTAAGGAAATGGGCAGCCAAACAATTCCCAAAATCATGAAGCAACTTTTTTTCTCCCTATTTTTTCTGGTTACAGTATCAGCAACATTATTTGCCCAACAATCCCCAGCGTCCGACAGTGCATATTTAATTCAAGACAGTGTATTCATTCCAACACGCAGTGGCATTGGAATTTCTGCAACAATTGTTCGCAAGAAGACAAACATCAGCCCATTACCTGCCATCCTGTTTTATACCACTTACCATCAAGGGACAGGGGATAATATTTTTGGAAAGCGTTCAGCCGACCGGGATTTTGTTGGCATTGTGGCTTACGCCCGAGGAATCAGGACTGATTTAGGAAACTATTTTCCTTTTGAGCATGAAGGAACGGATATTTATGACATCATTGACTGGATAAGCAAACAAGGATGGTGTGATGGTAGTGTTGGCATGTTTGGCGGAAGTTACACAGGATATGCTCAATGGGCCGCTGTGAAAAACATTCATCCTGCTTTAAAGACCATTGTTCCCCAGGTGGCTGTAATGCCCGGGTATGACTTCCCAATGGAAAACAATGTTCCGCTATCCCATATGTTAGGTTGGAGTAATGATATCTACAAGAATAAACCACTGCCGAGGGAATTGGTCTTTGATTATTTCAACAATGGAACGGCCTACAACAAAATGGATAGCCTGGCGGGAAAGACAAACCCGATTTTTCAAAAATGGTTAAATCATCCCGCTTATGACAATTATTGGCAATCTATGGTTCCAACTCCTGTTGAATTTGAAAGAATCAATATTCCTGTTTTGACAACAACAGGTTATTATGATGGTTCCCAGATTGGTGCTATCCGGTATTTTAAACAACATTATCAATACAATAGCAATGCGAATCATTATTTGGTAATTGGTCCATACGACCATTGGGGCGGCCAACGCAAACCGGCAAAGAACCTGATGGGGTATGAAATTGACAGTGTAGCTAATGTCAATATGATGGAGCTGGCCTACCAATGGCTTGAGTATGTTTTAAAGGGGAAGTCAAAACCACAGCTGCTCCAAGACAAAGTAAACTACCAGGTAATGGGAACTAATCAATGGAAACATTCATCGTCCTTTGAAAGTATTAATAATGATACACTGAGATTCTTCCTGGATAAGAAATCATTGTCATTTTCAAAGCCAAAGAAAGATGGTTTTGAAAGTCAAACGGTCGATTTCAGGGACAGGGAAAACCAAAATGCTTATTACACGCCTGAGATTATTTTTGATTCCCTTGACCAAAGCAATGGATTGGTTTTTACAACAGCGCCATTTGAGTACGAATTTTCGATCAATGGCTCATTCACCGGTAACCTGTTTGCCAGCATCAACAAAAAAGACATGGATGTATCGTTGGCATTGTATGAACTCCTGCCAGATGGTAAATATTTTTTCATGACCCGCTATGTTGGCCGGGCAAGCTATGCCAAAGACAATGCTAAACGGCAGTTGCTAAAGCCCAACAAAAGAGAAAGTATTCCCTTTGATAACACCCGGTTTGTAAGCAAGAAGATCAACAAGGGAAGCCGCTTGGTGATCTTGCTGAATATCAATAAGCATCCGTTTGAGATCATCAATTATGGTTCGGGGAAACCCGTTTCGGATGAAACCATTAAGGATGCAGGTGAGCCATTGCAGATTAAGTGGTATAATGATAGTTTTATCAATATCCCCATTTGGAAGTAG
- a CDS encoding ABC transporter ATP-binding protein, protein MSKAFSLVEVQPDKPAGIRHSYQTLFPLVLGLLRPYWKWLLVILLCMLLETAMGLASPWPLKVIIDNVIGNRPLPEWLDWIKDPVGESALGIAAFAAITMIIITAIDGVASYFDSYFTESLAQYMANDLRRKIYHHLQQLSLSYYDTHRVGKLLSTITTDVNTIQDFAASTVLTIIIDGLTIVGMLGLMFYLNWDFSLITIGVAPFLLLFVVRFRKAVKKATHQVRRDQSEMVSIIQNGLESIRTVNAYGRQDLEEERLQKISMETVDAALKARRIKSMISPIVTLTISCCTAFVLWRGAGLVLKDAMTIGSLTVFLSYLNKFFSPVKDLAKMTGTIAQATVAMERIKDILDADQVIPEKEGATTPAGFRGEIKMEAIRFSYREGQPVLKDINLSIAPGQRIGICGPTGGGKSTLAALIPRFYDPQQGSISIDGTNVKNYTLKGLRSQIGFVLQDTLLFYGTIYDNIAYGRPDATQQEIMEAARLGLAHDFIMKLPDGYQTMVGEKGYTLSGGERHRIGIARALVRNAPILILDEPTAALDAESEKVIMEALENLMKRRTVIIISHRLNTITNCDKIIVVNEGRIVEEGKHGELIKRGGLYAELYTLVDNE, encoded by the coding sequence ATGTCAAAGGCTTTCTCCCTTGTAGAGGTTCAACCCGATAAGCCGGCAGGTATCAGGCATTCCTACCAGACCCTGTTCCCTTTGGTCTTAGGCCTGTTGCGCCCCTACTGGAAATGGTTGCTGGTGATCCTCCTCTGCATGCTGCTGGAAACAGCCATGGGACTTGCTTCGCCCTGGCCACTTAAAGTGATCATCGATAACGTGATCGGTAACCGGCCATTGCCGGAATGGCTGGACTGGATCAAGGATCCTGTTGGCGAAAGCGCCCTGGGCATCGCGGCCTTTGCCGCCATCACCATGATCATCATCACGGCCATTGACGGGGTTGCCAGTTACTTCGACAGTTATTTTACCGAAAGCCTGGCCCAGTACATGGCCAATGATCTCCGGCGCAAGATCTACCACCACCTGCAACAACTCTCCCTCTCCTATTACGATACCCACCGGGTCGGTAAGCTCCTGAGCACGATCACAACAGATGTGAATACCATCCAGGATTTTGCAGCATCCACCGTACTGACCATTATCATAGATGGCTTGACCATCGTGGGCATGCTGGGGTTGATGTTCTACCTCAACTGGGACTTTAGCCTTATTACCATTGGCGTAGCGCCCTTCCTGCTGCTCTTTGTAGTACGTTTCCGCAAGGCGGTGAAAAAGGCTACCCACCAGGTAAGGCGCGACCAGAGCGAGATGGTGAGCATCATCCAGAATGGGTTAGAATCCATCCGTACGGTCAATGCCTATGGCCGGCAGGACCTGGAAGAAGAACGCCTGCAGAAGATCAGCATGGAAACCGTTGATGCTGCCTTGAAGGCCAGAAGGATCAAGTCAATGATCTCGCCAATCGTTACCCTCACCATCTCCTGTTGTACGGCATTCGTGCTCTGGCGCGGGGCAGGGTTGGTGTTAAAGGATGCCATGACCATTGGTTCACTCACGGTCTTCCTCTCCTACCTCAATAAATTCTTCTCCCCTGTAAAGGACCTGGCCAAGATGACCGGTACCATTGCGCAGGCCACGGTGGCCATGGAAAGGATCAAGGATATCCTCGATGCCGACCAGGTGATACCTGAGAAAGAAGGGGCTACAACACCGGCAGGCTTCAGGGGGGAGATCAAAATGGAAGCCATCAGGTTTTCCTATCGGGAAGGCCAGCCCGTATTGAAGGATATCAACCTTAGTATTGCTCCCGGACAACGGATCGGCATCTGTGGACCTACCGGCGGGGGCAAATCCACCCTGGCCGCATTGATCCCGCGATTCTATGACCCCCAGCAAGGAAGCATCAGCATTGATGGAACTAACGTAAAAAATTATACGCTAAAAGGCCTGCGCAGCCAGATCGGTTTCGTGTTGCAGGATACGCTGCTGTTCTATGGTACCATCTACGACAATATCGCTTATGGAAGGCCGGATGCCACGCAACAGGAGATCATGGAAGCGGCAAGGCTGGGGCTGGCGCATGATTTCATCATGAAGCTTCCTGACGGTTACCAGACCATGGTGGGTGAGAAAGGATACACACTGTCTGGGGGCGAGCGTCACCGCATTGGTATTGCAAGGGCCCTGGTGCGCAATGCTCCGATACTGATCCTGGATGAACCAACCGCCGCCCTTGACGCGGAATCAGAGAAAGTGATCATGGAGGCTTTGGAGAACCTGATGAAGAGAAGGACGGTGATCATCATCTCGCATCGCTTGAATACCATTACGAACTGTGATAAGATCATTGTGGTTAATGAAGGACGGATCGTGGAAGAAGGGAAGCATGGGGAATTGATCAAGCGGGGTGGGTTGTATGCAGAGTTGTATACGTTGGTTGATAATGAATAA
- a CDS encoding pseudouridine synthase has protein sequence MTDPALRYFIIHKPYNMVSQFVSPHQVRLLGELGFDFPEGTHAVGRLDNHSEGLLILTTDKRVTRLLFEGPVRHERTYLVLVKKKVGPAALQQLQEGPMLRFSGEEYYHAKPVSAAIVEPPAYLLDSWYELNPHCEYTWLSITLTEGKYHQVRKMVAAIGHRCVRLIRTSIEELSLDGMEPGAVREVEGEEFFRKLKILP, from the coding sequence ATGACGGATCCTGCATTACGATATTTCATTATCCATAAGCCATACAATATGGTCTCACAGTTCGTGAGCCCCCACCAGGTGCGCTTATTGGGCGAGCTGGGATTCGATTTCCCGGAGGGGACCCATGCGGTAGGCCGGCTGGATAACCATTCCGAGGGCTTGCTGATCCTGACCACCGACAAGCGGGTGACCCGCTTATTGTTTGAAGGGCCGGTCAGGCACGAACGGACCTACCTGGTCCTGGTGAAGAAGAAGGTTGGACCTGCTGCCTTGCAACAATTGCAGGAAGGTCCCATGCTCCGGTTCAGCGGGGAGGAATATTACCATGCCAAACCGGTATCGGCAGCTATTGTGGAGCCGCCTGCTTACCTGCTGGATTCCTGGTATGAATTAAACCCGCATTGCGAGTATACCTGGTTATCTATCACCCTCACCGAAGGCAAGTACCACCAGGTACGCAAGATGGTAGCGGCTATTGGTCACCGTTGTGTCCGGCTCATCCGTACTTCTATTGAGGAACTTAGCCTGGATGGTATGGAACCCGGTGCGGTTAGGGAGGTGGAAGGGGAGGAGTTTTTCAGGAAGTTGAAGATTTTACCTTAA
- a CDS encoding APC family permease — protein sequence MKKKISPFTASSIVVANMIGTGVFTSVGFQLNAVQNSWSILLLWILGGILSLIGAFAYAELGTRFPQSGGDYIFLSRVFHPLLGFLSAWAGLIVGFSAPVSLAAIAFIKYLSPFGLQNSSWLAIAAIIGIGLVHSFTLTHSSRFQNASTIIKIAFIAVLIGLGLLLDYDGENAISFTESWKQEILTPGFAVSMVYVAFAYTGWNSAAYVSEEIENPVKNLPKILIGSTLFVSVLYVLFQVALLRNGSVADLAGKEEVTFVSYQNLLGESGAKWVSIFIAIQLLATISSYLWVGPRVTWAMAKEHALWKALAKTNGHGIPVAAVWAHVAISIVLMVTGTFEKIILYAGFVLQLMSSLTVATSLFINRKEQSTYITPFKPWLQIIFLLFNLWVLVFTLINRPVESLAGLGILAIGVVVYFFKRR from the coding sequence TTGAAAAAGAAGATCTCCCCCTTTACCGCATCTTCCATAGTGGTCGCCAATATGATTGGCACAGGCGTTTTCACCAGCGTGGGCTTCCAGCTGAATGCCGTTCAGAACAGCTGGAGCATCCTGCTCCTCTGGATCCTGGGTGGTATCCTGTCATTGATCGGCGCCTTTGCCTATGCTGAACTGGGAACCCGCTTTCCCCAATCGGGCGGGGATTATATCTTCCTCTCCAGGGTATTCCATCCCTTGTTGGGCTTTCTCTCTGCCTGGGCCGGTCTCATCGTGGGCTTTTCAGCTCCGGTAAGCCTGGCAGCCATCGCTTTCATCAAATACCTTTCACCCTTCGGGTTACAGAACAGTTCATGGCTGGCCATAGCCGCCATCATTGGCATCGGGCTGGTACATAGTTTTACCCTTACCCATAGCAGCCGGTTCCAGAATGCTTCCACCATCATCAAGATCGCTTTTATCGCCGTCCTCATTGGGCTTGGACTACTCCTGGATTACGATGGGGAGAACGCGATCAGCTTCACGGAAAGCTGGAAGCAGGAGATCCTCACCCCCGGCTTTGCAGTATCCATGGTCTATGTGGCCTTTGCCTATACAGGATGGAATTCCGCGGCCTATGTTTCGGAAGAAATTGAAAACCCGGTGAAGAACCTGCCCAAGATCCTGATCGGCAGTACACTGTTTGTTTCCGTGCTCTATGTTTTGTTCCAGGTAGCATTGTTGCGCAATGGCAGTGTGGCCGACCTGGCAGGCAAGGAAGAAGTTACCTTCGTTTCCTACCAGAACCTGCTGGGCGAATCCGGCGCGAAATGGGTGAGCATTTTCATTGCCATCCAGTTACTGGCCACTATCAGTTCCTATTTATGGGTGGGACCAAGGGTTACCTGGGCCATGGCAAAGGAACATGCCCTCTGGAAGGCACTGGCAAAAACCAACGGGCATGGTATCCCGGTGGCGGCTGTATGGGCGCATGTGGCCATCAGTATTGTATTGATGGTAACGGGAACTTTTGAGAAGATCATCCTCTATGCCGGTTTCGTATTGCAACTCATGTCCTCGCTTACGGTAGCAACCAGCTTATTCATTAACCGTAAAGAGCAATCCACTTATATCACACCTTTCAAACCCTGGCTGCAGATCATCTTTCTGCTTTTCAACCTTTGGGTATTGGTGTTCACCCTCATCAACAGGCCGGTGGAAAGCCTGGCTGGATTGGGTATCCTCGCGATTGGCGTGGTGGTTTATTTTTTTAAGAGAAGGTGA